Proteins found in one Acidobacteriota bacterium genomic segment:
- a CDS encoding glycoside hydrolase family 127 protein, with the protein MTRLFRKNTVRGFLLITAVTAALVVVPACGPKAASDYPHKPVSFTDVHFEDDFWAPRLETNRTVTIPHNFRQSEETGRIRNFELAAEALQGETGGEFCTRFPFDDSDVFKVIEAAAYALSLERDPELEAYIDGLAEKIAAAQEPDGYLYSARTIGGPPPVDWMGDERWANLYMSHELYNPGHFYEAAAAYYEATGKRNLLDIALKNAELILAEFGPGKRQDPPGHQEIEIGLVKLYRITGDARYLDLAKFFLDVRGRTDSGRKLYGEYSQDHKPVTEQDTAVGHAVRANYMYTAMADIAALTGDQAYIAALDRIWDDVIGTKIYLTGGIGAAGSWEGYGPAYRLPNVSAYAETCAAIATFLWNHRMFLLKADGKYADVMERILYNGLLSGISLSGDKFFYPNPLASFGQHERTPWFPCACCPPNVARILASVPEYAYVVSKDGLFVNLYVQGSARATVGKTGVTLNQTTDYPWTGDVTVDVRPEKPAAFTLHVRIPGWAVEQPIPSDLYTYLDRTEKRPVVKVNGEEAALDIRNGYVSLRRTWRDGDRVEISLPMAPRRVLSHEAVEVNRGRVAVERGPLVYCAEWPDNDGRVHQFVLPDASDLRVEHRPGLLNGITVITAEAEALSEKSGRLETASEILTLIPYYAWANRGKGEMAVWLARDPARARPVREPGPASMAEVKASEGAVRPQNVNDQYEPESSGDAAGYMHWWPKKGTLEWIEYSFKAPVRVSESSVYWFDDTGAGQCRVPASWRLLYRSGGRWLPVETGDEYGVVLNAYNTVSFAPVRTTGLRLEVQLQEEWSAGIQEWTIK; encoded by the coding sequence ATGACCCGTCTCTTCCGAAAAAACACCGTCCGGGGATTCCTTCTGATCACGGCCGTCACCGCCGCCTTGGTCGTCGTTCCGGCCTGCGGGCCGAAGGCCGCTTCGGATTATCCCCATAAGCCCGTCTCTTTCACCGACGTCCACTTTGAGGACGATTTCTGGGCGCCGCGCCTGGAGACGAACCGCACGGTCACCATTCCCCACAACTTCCGCCAGAGCGAGGAGACCGGGCGCATCCGCAACTTCGAGCTCGCCGCGGAAGCGCTCCAGGGTGAAACCGGCGGGGAGTTCTGCACGCGCTTCCCCTTCGACGACTCCGACGTCTTCAAGGTCATCGAGGCCGCGGCCTATGCGCTGTCACTCGAGCGCGATCCTGAACTTGAAGCCTACATCGACGGCCTGGCCGAGAAGATCGCCGCCGCCCAGGAACCGGACGGGTATCTCTATAGCGCCCGGACGATCGGCGGCCCCCCGCCCGTCGACTGGATGGGCGACGAACGATGGGCCAACCTCTACATGAGCCACGAACTCTACAATCCCGGCCATTTCTACGAGGCGGCCGCGGCCTACTACGAGGCTACGGGCAAACGCAACCTCCTCGACATCGCTCTCAAGAACGCCGAACTCATTCTGGCCGAATTCGGACCCGGAAAACGGCAGGATCCGCCGGGGCACCAGGAAATCGAAATCGGTCTCGTCAAGCTCTATCGGATCACGGGCGATGCCCGCTATCTCGACCTGGCCAAGTTCTTCCTCGATGTGCGCGGCCGGACGGATAGCGGCCGCAAACTCTACGGAGAATATTCCCAGGACCACAAGCCCGTCACCGAGCAGGACACGGCCGTCGGCCACGCCGTCCGCGCCAACTACATGTACACGGCCATGGCCGATATCGCCGCTCTGACGGGCGACCAAGCCTATATCGCGGCCCTCGACCGCATCTGGGACGACGTCATCGGCACGAAGATCTACCTCACCGGCGGCATCGGCGCGGCCGGATCCTGGGAGGGATACGGCCCGGCCTACCGGCTTCCCAATGTCAGCGCCTATGCCGAAACCTGCGCGGCGATCGCGACCTTCCTCTGGAACCACCGGATGTTCCTGCTCAAGGCGGACGGCAAGTATGCCGACGTCATGGAGCGCATCCTCTACAACGGGCTGCTATCGGGCATCTCCCTGAGCGGCGACAAGTTTTTCTATCCCAATCCCCTCGCCTCCTTCGGCCAGCATGAGCGGACACCGTGGTTCCCCTGCGCCTGCTGTCCTCCCAATGTGGCCCGCATTCTGGCCTCCGTTCCCGAATACGCCTATGTCGTTTCCAAGGACGGTCTTTTCGTCAATCTGTACGTTCAGGGATCGGCCCGGGCGACGGTCGGGAAAACCGGGGTCACTCTGAATCAGACGACCGATTATCCCTGGACGGGCGACGTGACCGTCGATGTCCGGCCCGAAAAGCCCGCGGCCTTCACGCTTCACGTCCGCATTCCGGGCTGGGCCGTCGAACAGCCCATTCCTTCGGATCTCTACACCTACCTGGATCGAACCGAAAAGCGGCCCGTCGTCAAGGTCAACGGCGAAGAGGCGGCCCTCGACATCCGGAACGGCTATGTCTCCCTGCGCCGGACCTGGCGCGACGGCGATCGCGTCGAGATCAGCCTGCCCATGGCGCCGCGCCGTGTCCTGTCCCACGAGGCCGTCGAGGTGAACCGCGGCCGCGTGGCCGTCGAGCGCGGTCCTCTCGTTTACTGCGCCGAATGGCCCGACAACGACGGCCGGGTCCATCAGTTCGTGCTGCCCGACGCCTCTGATCTTCGGGTCGAGCACCGGCCCGGACTCCTGAATGGGATTACGGTCATCACGGCCGAAGCCGAGGCGCTTTCGGAAAAATCCGGCCGCCTGGAGACGGCTTCGGAAATCCTGACTCTGATTCCGTATTACGCCTGGGCGAACAGGGGCAAGGGTGAGATGGCCGTCTGGCTTGCCCGGGATCCGGCCCGAGCCCGGCCTGTCCGTGAACCCGGCCCGGCCTCGATGGCCGAAGTCAAGGCGTCCGAAGGCGCCGTCAGGCCTCAGAACGTCAACGATCAATACGAACCCGAATCTTCCGGCGATGCCGCCGGCTACATGCACTGGTGGCCCAAAAAGGGAACACTCGAGTGGATCGAATACTCCTTCAAGGCTCCCGTTCGCGTCTCCGAATCCTCGGTTTACTGGTTCGATGACACGGGTGCCGGGCAGTGCCGCGTCCCCGCCTCCTGGCGGCTGCTCTACAGATCCGGCGGCCGGTGGCTTCCGGTGGAAACCGGGGATGAGTACGGCGTTGTCCTCAATGCCTACAATACGGTGAGCTTCGCGCCCGTCCGGACGACCGGCCTGCGCCTGGAGGTTCAGCTTCAGGAGGAATGGTCGGCCGGTATACAGGAATGGACGATCAAATAG
- a CDS encoding glycoside hydrolase family 2 TIM barrel-domain containing protein, which yields MSTSHQFAAVFTLFLILNAGTACKSPEPPPAWSPAEGRIMTRWAADVDPVLPHPDYPRPQMVRNDWMNLNGLWEYAIRPAGDPEPEAYDGHILVPFPVESALSGVKKAVGPDNRLWYRRTFRLPKGWDAKRILINFEAVDWETRVSVNGIDIGTHRGGYNPFSFDVTDALRKRGEQTLVLSVWDPVDAGTQPRGKQVREPRSIWYTSVTGIWATVWIEPVDPEHIRSLRIIPDIDAEEVRIQVEAAGGERVKIAILSEGVTAGNAQGRPGDIVALAVPDPKLWSPESPFLYDLSVELLDANGHTLDRITSYFGMRKTSLGRDEAGRTRLFLNNAPLFQFGPLDQGWWPDGLYAAPTDEALQYDIEALKDLGFNMMRKHVKVEPRRFYTMCDRLGLLVWQDMPNGDAFIGSKDPDLVRSEESARQFEAEFASVIKTLINHPSIVMWVPFNEGWGQYDTARITDWVKILDPTRLVNSASGWTDRGTGDVNDIHRYPGPDAPPNEPGRAAVLGEFGGLGLPVSGHTWQDEKNWGYRSYTNTEELTAAYIDLIAKLKPFIRNGLSAAVYTQTTDVEIEVNGLLTYDRAIVKMDREAATAANRSVYAAAPAGKAQDLP from the coding sequence ATGTCAACATCCCATCAGTTCGCCGCTGTTTTCACGCTGTTTCTTATTCTTAACGCAGGCACCGCCTGCAAGTCCCCCGAACCGCCTCCGGCCTGGAGTCCCGCCGAGGGGCGCATCATGACGCGCTGGGCGGCCGACGTCGATCCCGTCCTCCCTCATCCCGATTATCCCCGCCCCCAGATGGTCCGCAACGATTGGATGAACCTCAACGGCCTCTGGGAATACGCCATCCGTCCGGCCGGCGATCCGGAACCCGAAGCCTACGACGGGCACATCCTCGTCCCCTTTCCCGTCGAGTCCGCACTCTCCGGCGTTAAAAAGGCCGTCGGCCCCGACAACCGGCTCTGGTACCGCCGGACCTTCCGCCTCCCAAAAGGCTGGGATGCTAAAAGAATTCTCATCAACTTCGAGGCCGTGGACTGGGAAACGCGCGTCTCGGTAAACGGCATCGACATCGGGACCCACCGCGGCGGATACAACCCCTTTTCCTTCGACGTCACGGATGCGCTCAGGAAACGTGGAGAACAGACTCTCGTTCTTTCCGTCTGGGATCCCGTGGATGCGGGAACACAGCCCCGCGGCAAACAGGTCCGGGAGCCCCGGAGCATCTGGTACACGTCGGTCACGGGCATCTGGGCCACAGTCTGGATCGAACCGGTCGACCCGGAACACATCCGCTCCCTTCGCATCATCCCCGACATCGACGCGGAAGAAGTCCGCATTCAGGTTGAGGCCGCAGGAGGAGAACGCGTCAAGATCGCCATCCTCAGCGAGGGCGTCACAGCAGGCAATGCCCAGGGCCGGCCCGGCGACATCGTCGCTCTGGCCGTTCCCGACCCGAAGCTCTGGTCTCCCGAAAGCCCCTTTCTCTATGACCTCTCCGTCGAACTTCTCGATGCGAACGGCCACACGCTGGACCGCATCACCTCCTATTTCGGCATGCGGAAAACATCCCTCGGCCGCGACGAGGCCGGACGCACACGCCTATTCCTGAACAACGCGCCCCTCTTCCAGTTCGGACCGCTCGACCAGGGCTGGTGGCCGGACGGACTCTACGCGGCCCCGACCGACGAGGCGCTCCAATACGACATCGAGGCGCTCAAGGATCTCGGCTTCAACATGATGCGCAAACACGTCAAGGTGGAGCCCCGGCGCTTCTACACCATGTGCGACCGGCTCGGGCTTCTCGTCTGGCAGGACATGCCGAACGGCGACGCCTTCATCGGATCCAAGGATCCCGATCTCGTCCGCAGCGAGGAGTCGGCCCGGCAATTCGAAGCCGAATTCGCGTCCGTCATCAAGACGCTCATCAATCACCCCAGCATCGTGATGTGGGTGCCCTTCAATGAAGGCTGGGGTCAGTACGACACGGCCCGCATCACGGACTGGGTGAAGATCCTCGACCCGACGCGCCTCGTCAATTCCGCAAGCGGCTGGACCGACCGCGGCACGGGCGACGTCAACGACATCCACCGCTATCCCGGCCCCGATGCGCCGCCCAACGAACCCGGCCGGGCGGCCGTGCTCGGCGAGTTCGGCGGCCTGGGCCTTCCCGTTTCCGGACACACTTGGCAGGACGAGAAGAACTGGGGCTACCGGAGCTATACAAACACCGAGGAACTGACGGCCGCCTACATCGATCTCATCGCCAAACTCAAGCCTTTCATCCGGAACGGCCTGTCCGCCGCCGTCTACACCCAGACGACGGACGTCGAAATCGAAGTCAACGGTCTGCTGACCTACGACCGCGCTATCGTCAAAATGGACCGCGAGGCCGCCACGGCAGCAAACCGCTCGGTCTACGCCGCCGCGCCGGCCGGCAAGGCGCAGGACTTGCCGTGA
- a CDS encoding M14 family metallopeptidase: MKTFYRVFAGIGIFALAAALSASPAAPNKPRDPFIFGDQTVLPGEAASGFLEVPPGDTDPATRIPVTVLHGRNPGPALALVTGVHAYEYPPILALYRIRDMLRGEELSGTLIIVHVANLPGFQKRIIYYNPYDWKNLNRVFPGDPKGSQSQRIAHVLNTEVIQKCDALIDMHCGDGNEALIPYTYWMIGPDPAVSEKARDMALAFGIPTIIIDDSRTQDLKDSKYLGNTALLQGKPAITTEWGYLGRTDEIAVRRNVDGVLSVMRLLHMIDGDPDMVGHPVWIDKYEVVYSKWDGLFFPEVEMGQYVAAGQPVGYITDYFGDRIETLTAPFEGIMLYIINTPPANAGEPLFEVGQVKRD, encoded by the coding sequence ATGAAGACATTTTATCGAGTGTTTGCAGGAATCGGGATTTTTGCCCTGGCCGCCGCTTTATCGGCCTCACCCGCCGCTCCGAACAAGCCCCGCGATCCTTTTATTTTCGGAGACCAAACCGTTTTGCCCGGCGAGGCGGCCTCGGGCTTTCTCGAGGTTCCGCCCGGAGACACCGACCCGGCGACCCGTATTCCGGTGACCGTCCTCCACGGCCGGAATCCCGGTCCGGCCCTCGCCCTCGTGACCGGTGTCCACGCCTACGAATACCCGCCCATTCTCGCCCTCTACCGGATCCGGGACATGCTCCGCGGCGAGGAACTCTCCGGTACGCTGATCATCGTCCACGTCGCCAACCTGCCGGGCTTCCAGAAACGGATCATCTATTACAACCCCTACGACTGGAAGAATCTCAATCGGGTTTTCCCAGGTGATCCGAAGGGCTCCCAGAGCCAGAGAATCGCCCATGTCCTGAACACCGAGGTCATCCAAAAATGCGACGCCCTGATCGACATGCACTGCGGCGACGGCAACGAGGCTCTCATCCCCTACACCTACTGGATGATCGGACCCGACCCGGCCGTCAGCGAAAAGGCCCGGGACATGGCTCTGGCCTTCGGTATCCCGACCATCATCATCGACGACTCCCGCACCCAGGACCTCAAGGACTCGAAATACCTGGGGAACACAGCACTTCTCCAGGGCAAGCCGGCTATCACCACGGAATGGGGGTATCTGGGCCGGACTGACGAGATCGCCGTCCGGAGGAACGTCGACGGCGTCCTCAGCGTCATGCGCCTTCTCCACATGATCGACGGCGACCCCGACATGGTCGGGCATCCCGTCTGGATCGACAAGTACGAAGTCGTTTATTCGAAATGGGACGGCCTGTTTTTCCCTGAAGTCGAAATGGGGCAATATGTCGCGGCCGGCCAGCCCGTCGGATATATCACCGACTACTTCGGAGATCGCATCGAAACCCTGACGGCACCCTTCGAAGGCATTATGCTCTACATCATCAACACACCGCCCGCCAACGCGGGCGAACCGCTCTTTGAAGTCGGACAAGTCAAGAGAGACTGA
- a CDS encoding M20/M25/M40 family metallo-hydrolase, translating to MKNRRFIGIAAAAAIFCAAFSFAVQDEPDLAMVAKIRHEGIKNSQVMKLAGYLCDVIGPRPTGSPAMTRASHWVLDKLKEWGLQNVRLEPYHFGVGWAPQYISAHLLRPHYQPLIAISVEWGSSTRGPVTGAPVFVDIKTHADMEKYRGRLKNAVVLYMPPRPTPPHFTPDARRFDDEELKNMDRYPIPDESPVDADYVRGFIDDLEDFFREEEIGVLVRPSSPGTRDYGTVRAFGIRQAINPERPRPLPEIILATEHYNLIHRLVTEHRESCEMIVEVRTEFYDDDLNGYNVVAEIPGTDKKDEIVMLGGHLDSWSPGTGAADNAAGCVVNMEAVRILKKLGVKPRRTIRIVLWSAEEKGWLGSKAYVAEHFGEVETMTLKPGHAKLSAYFNYDNGTGRIRGIRTQNNIQIRPIFEKWMRPFHDLGMTQVVNLSTMGSDHGALDLVGLPSFQWIQDPIHYGTRIHHTNMDVVDHLIPEDLIQSAVIIASFVYHTAMREEMLPRKPLPAPRKYPVRR from the coding sequence ATGAAAAACAGGCGTTTCATTGGGATCGCTGCAGCCGCCGCAATTTTTTGCGCGGCCTTTTCTTTCGCCGTCCAGGATGAACCCGATCTGGCCATGGTCGCCAAGATCCGGCATGAAGGCATCAAGAACTCCCAGGTGATGAAGCTTGCCGGTTACTTATGCGATGTCATTGGACCTCGCCCGACGGGTTCGCCCGCCATGACCCGGGCCTCGCATTGGGTGTTGGACAAGCTGAAGGAATGGGGACTTCAGAATGTCCGTTTGGAACCCTACCATTTCGGCGTCGGTTGGGCGCCTCAATACATTTCCGCTCACCTGCTCCGCCCACACTACCAGCCGCTCATCGCCATCTCCGTGGAATGGGGATCGAGCACCCGGGGGCCCGTCACCGGTGCCCCGGTGTTTGTCGACATCAAGACGCATGCCGACATGGAGAAATATCGGGGCCGGCTCAAGAATGCCGTCGTTCTTTACATGCCGCCGCGGCCGACGCCGCCGCACTTCACGCCGGATGCCCGAAGATTCGACGACGAAGAATTGAAGAACATGGACCGTTATCCCATTCCGGATGAATCGCCGGTCGATGCCGATTATGTTCGGGGTTTCATCGATGACCTGGAGGATTTCTTCAGGGAGGAAGAGATTGGCGTCCTGGTCCGCCCGAGTTCTCCCGGGACGCGTGATTATGGGACGGTCCGCGCCTTCGGCATCCGGCAGGCCATCAACCCCGAACGACCGCGACCCTTGCCCGAAATCATCCTCGCCACCGAGCATTACAATCTCATCCACAGGCTTGTCACGGAGCATCGGGAATCCTGCGAAATGATCGTCGAGGTCCGGACCGAGTTCTATGACGACGATCTCAACGGCTACAATGTCGTTGCGGAAATTCCGGGTACGGACAAGAAGGACGAAATCGTCATGTTGGGTGGGCACCTCGATTCCTGGAGCCCGGGAACAGGCGCCGCCGACAATGCCGCAGGCTGTGTCGTTAACATGGAAGCCGTCCGCATCCTGAAGAAGTTGGGTGTCAAGCCGCGCCGCACGATCCGGATCGTCCTGTGGAGTGCCGAGGAGAAAGGCTGGCTGGGTTCCAAGGCCTACGTCGCCGAGCACTTCGGGGAAGTGGAGACGATGACCCTGAAGCCGGGCCATGCCAAGCTTTCCGCATATTTCAATTATGACAACGGCACGGGGCGGATCCGTGGTATCAGGACACAGAACAACATCCAGATCCGGCCGATTTTCGAGAAATGGATGAGGCCGTTTCATGACCTGGGAATGACCCAGGTTGTTAACCTTTCGACGATGGGTTCCGATCACGGCGCCCTGGACCTGGTCGGGCTGCCCAGTTTCCAGTGGATCCAGGATCCCATCCATTACGGCACACGGATTCACCATACGAACATGGATGTCGTCGACCACCTCATCCCCGAAGACTTGATCCAGTCGGCGGTGATTATTGCGAGTTTTGTCTATCACACGGCCATGAGAGAGGAGATGCTACCACGCAAACCTCTGCCGGCCCCGCGCAAGTACCCCGTGAGGCGCTGA